The following are encoded in a window of Panicum virgatum strain AP13 chromosome 5N, P.virgatum_v5, whole genome shotgun sequence genomic DNA:
- the LOC120672417 gene encoding protein phosphatase 1 regulatory subunit SDS22-like has translation MTRLTVEQAAREAGSDGSGATALNLSHRALSDVSCLSSFNKLERLDLGYNCLVALEGLSSCANLKWLSVIENKLVSLKGVEGLSKLQVLNAGKNKLTKMDEVASLTSLGALILNDNNISSICKLDRLQQLNTLVLSKNPVFTIGNALAKAKSMKKLSLSHCQIENVGSSLAACVELKELRLSHNKITTIPSDLAKNVKILNLDLGNNLIERSSDLKVLSELHYLRNLNLQGNPISEKDSLVKKVKKFVPTLRILNAKPLEANSKSDKSYGKDNLPSKYDPVEIDRKKDKRQQSKQHLKGPEEPEVLDGKERKKDRKEAKKSEVEEPTNDRKSKRKDDVDHTGRKDKTDAKRKKFVDEEDIDAEGIDNTEISFADLVFSKQNNSEPKLKDSSAQGVAPDGKFEELVIDHTKKRKKSKGAVTITDSLVLKMISSVPEVGSGGLGLSGWDD, from the exons ATGACGCGGCTAACTGTGGAGCAGGCGGCGCGCGAGGCGGGCTCGGACGGGAGCGGCGCTACGGCCCTCAACCTCTCCCACCGCGCGCTCTCCGAC GTGTCGTGCCTGAGCAGCTTCAACAAGCTGGAGCGCCTTGACCTCGGCTACAACTGCCTCGTCGCCCTCGAG GGCTTATCATCTTGTGCCAACCTGAAGTGGCTTTCAGTTATCGAAAACAAGCTTGTGAGCTTGAAAGGCGTTGAAGGACTCTCAAAGCTGCAA GTGCTGAATGCTGGCAAGAACAAACTTACAAAAATGGATGAGGTCGCATCCTTAACAAGCTTGGGAGCATTGATTCTGAATG ATAACAATATTTCTTCCATCTGCAAGCTTGATCGGCTGCAACAGTTGAATACACTTG TTCTCTCTAAGAATCCTGTTTTTACCATCGGCAATGCTCTGGCCAAGGCTAAGTCTATGAAAAAG CTATCCTTGTCTCACTGCCAAATAGAAAATGTTGGATCTTCTCTTGCCGCGTGCGTGGAATTGAAGGAACTCAGGCTTTCCCACAACAAGATCACT ACAATCCCTTCGGATTTGGCAAAAAATGTGAAGATCCTGAACCTTGATTTAGGGAAtaacttgattgagaggagTTCAGATCTGAAG GTACTCTCTGAATTGCACTACTTGAGGAACCTTAATTTGCAGGGAAATCCTATTTCTGAGAAAGACAGTCTTGTCAAAAAG GTAAAGAAATTTGTGCCAACCTTGAGAATCTTGAATGCAAAGCCCCTAGAGGCCAACTCCAAGAGTGATAAGAGCTATGGAAAAGATAATCTTCCAAGCAAATATGATCCAGTTGAGATTGATAGAAAAAAGGATAAAAGGCAGCAGTCGAAACAACATCTAAAGGGCCCTGAAGAGCCTGAAGTTCTGGATGGcaaggaaaggaaaaaggacAGGAAGGAAGCAAAGAAGTCTGAAGTGGAAGAACCTACCAATGACCGCAAATCAAAGAGGAAGGATGATGTAGATCATACTGGTAGAAAGGATAAGACGGATGCCAAGAGGAAGAAATTTGTTGATGAAGAAGATATAGATGCTGAAGGAATCGATAATACTGAAATCTCATTTGCTGATTTAGTGTTTTCCAAACAGAACAATTCAGAGCCCAAACTAAAGGACAGTTCAGCCCAGGGAGTAGCTCCAGATGGGAAGTTTGAAGAATTGGTAATTGATCACACAAAGAAGAGAAAGAAGTCAAAAGGGGCAGTCACCATCACCGATTCCTTGGTTCTTAAGATGATATCCTCTGTTCCAGAGGTGGGTTCGGGCGGACTCGGTCTGTCAGGATGGGATGATTAG
- the LOC120672418 gene encoding vacuolar protein sorting-associated protein 55 homolog: protein MFSTSILLQILACALYNNWWPMLAALMYVLVPMPCLFFGGGSTHFLTSREGGGWINAAKFLTGASAMGSLAIPAILRHAGLIETGAMFIEFTSFFILVCTVLCFHRATLDEDW from the exons ATGTTCTCGACGAGCATTCTGCTGCAAATACTG GCATGTGCTTTGTACAACAACTGGTGGCCCATGTTAGCAG CTCTCATGTATGTCCTTGTACCGATGCCATGCCTGTTTTTTGGTGGTGGATCCACACACTTTTTGACAAGCAGAGAAGGTGGAGG GTGGATTAATGCTGCAAAATTCCTGACTGGTGCATCTGCCATGGGAAGCCTCGCGATCCCAGCTATTCTGAGGCACGCAGGCCTAATTGAGACTGGTGCCATGTTCATCGAGTTCACGTCCTTCTTCATCCTTGTATGCACGGTGCTGTGCTTCCATAGGGCTACCCTAGATGAAGATTGGTAA
- the LOC120672415 gene encoding beta-fructofuranosidase, insoluble isoenzyme 4-like codes for MALMLRPWAFLLFLALLSYDESGLQSTRNGVAQATQRVFLYPQSPKVSSIVSTKYRTAYHFQPPKNWINDPNGPMYYNGIYHQFYQYNPNGSLWGNIVWGHSVSTDLINWIRLEPAIERTTPSDINGCWTGSATILKGGRPVIIYTGADTEKRQVQNIVFPKNVSDPYLKEWIKPDNNPLIQPVGQGLNSDQFRDPTTSWIGPDGLWRIAIGAELNGYSAALLYKSEDFVNWTRVDHPLYSSNASTMWECPDFFAVLPGKNSGLDLSAAIPNGAKHVLKMSLDNCDKYMVGVYDLKSDTFVPDTVLDDRRLWSRIDYGNYYASKSFFDSKRGRRIIWGWTNETDSSSDDVAKGWAGIHAIPRTIWLDSNSKQLLQWPVEEIESLRREEVSHQGLELNQGDLFEIKGIDTLQADVEIDFELTSIDSAGPFDPSWLLDIEKHCREAGASVHGDVGPFGLVVLASDNMEEHTSVYFRVYKSQEKYMILMCSDLRKSSLRPELYTPAYGGFFEFDLEKEKTISLRTLIDRSAVESFGGGGKLCIMARVYPVTVINGGTRMYAFNNGTSTVKVPQLKAWSMRRAQVNVKMG; via the exons atggccctCATGCTCCGCCCTTGGGCCTTTCTTCTCTTCCTTGCACTGCTCTCCTACGATGAATCTGGTCTTCAGAGCACGAGGAATGGAGTTGCACAGGCCACGCAGAGGGTCTTCCTGTATCCGCAGTCTCCCAAGGTCTCCTCTATTGTGAGCACCAAGTACAGGACTGCCTACCACTTCCAGCCTCCCAAGAACTGGATCAACG ATCCAAATG GGCCAATGTACTACAATGGTATCTATCACCAATTCTACCAGTACAATCCAAACGGTTCACTCTGGGGTAACATAGTTTGGGGCCACTCGGTCTCAACAGATCTCATCAACTGGATCCGGCTTGAGCCAGCAATAGAACGAACAACTCCGAGCGACATAAACGGTTGTTGGACTGGTTCAGCCACAATCCTCAAGGGCGGTCGGCCTGTTATCATATACACTGGTGCTGACACAGAGAAGCGTCAAGTCCAAAACATTGTGTTTCCAAAGAACGTGTCTGATCCATACCTGAAGGAATGGATCAAACCAGACAACAACCCCTTGATCCAACCAGTTGGTCAAGGATTGAACTCAGACCAATTTAGAGATCCGACAACCAGTTGGATTGGACCAGATGGGCTGTGGAGAATAGCAATTGGGGCTGAGCTGAACGGCTACAGTGCAGCACTTTTGTACAAGAGTGAGGATTTTGTGAACTGGACTAGAGTTGATCACCCACTGTACTCTTCCAATGCCTCCACCATGTGGGAGTGCCCAGATTTCTTTGCAGTATTACCCGGAAAGAACAGTGGATTGGACTTGTCTGCAGCTATCCCGAATGGTGCTAAGCATGTCCTCAAAATGAGCTTGGATAATTGTGACAAGTACATGGTTGGTGTTTATGATCTCAAAAGCGATACATTTGTCCCAGATACCGTACTTGATGACCGAAGATTGTGGTCAAGGATTGACTACGGCAATTACTATGCTTCTAAGTCGTTCTTCGATTCGAAGAGGGGCAGGAGGATTATATGGGGTTGGACCAATGAGACAGATAGTTCGTCAGATGATGTTGCCAAAGGTTGGGCAGGAATCCAT GCGATCCCCAGGACTATATGGTTAGATAGCAACAGTAAGCAATTGCTGCAATGGCCAGTTGAAGAGATCGAGTCGCTTCGAAGAGAAGAAGTCAGCCACCAAGGCTTGGAGCTGAATCAGGGGGATCTGTTTGAGATTAAGGGAATTGATACTTTACAG GCAGATGTGGAGATAGATTTTGAGCTTACATCCATAGATAGTGCTGGTCCTTTTGATCCTTCCTGGCTTTTGGACATCGAGAAGCATTGTCGGGAAGCAGGTGCATCGGTTCATGGTGATGTGGGCCCATTTGGACTTGTGGTTCTTGCGTCTGATAACATGGAAGAGCACACTTCTGTATACTTCAGAGTTTACAAATCACAGGAGAAGTACATGATTCTTATGTGCTCGGATCTGAGAAA ATCATCCTTGAGACCAGAGCTGTACACACCTGCCTATGGAGGCTTCTTTGAATTTGACCTCGAGAAGGAAAAGACAATATCTTTGAGAACTTTG ATTGATCGCTCTGCGGTGGAGAGCTTTGGTGGCGGTGGCAAGCTCTGCATCATGGCCAGGGTTTACCCCGTGACGGTCATCAATGGCGGCACTCGGATGTATGCGTTCAACAATGGAACCAGCACCGTCAAAGTGCCTCAGCTGAAGGCATGGAGCATGAGGAGAGCACAAGTGAATGTGAAGATGGGATAA
- the LOC120672419 gene encoding small nuclear ribonucleoprotein Sm D2-like, with protein sequence MAEDANGKKEEEEFSTGPLSVLMMSVKNNTQVLINCRNNKKLLGRVRAFDRHCNMVLENVREMWTEIPKTGKGKKKALPVNKDRFISKMFLRGDSVIIVLRNPK encoded by the exons ATGGCGGAGGATGCCAAT ggaaagaaggaggaggaggagttcaGCACAGGCCCTCTGTCAGTGCTGATGATGAGCGTCAAGAACAATACCCAG GTTCTTATCAACTGCCGGAACAACAAGAAGTTACTTGGTCGTGTGAGGGCATTTGATCGGCATTGCAACATGGTTCTTGAGAATGTTAGGGAGATGTGGACTGAG ATACCGAAGACTGGTAAAGGCAAGAAGAAGGCTCTTCCGGTGAACAAAGACAGGTTCATAAGCAAGATGTTCCTCCGTGGGGATTCAGTCATCATTGTTCTCAGGAACCCGAAATGA